In Symbiobacterium terraclitae, the genomic stretch CTCCAGCTGCCAGAAGGGTCGCAGTCCCATAGCGTCCACCGCCGCCACGAGGCAGTCGCCGCTGCGGGCGGCCACCGCGGCGGGCCCCTGGGCAAACGGGCCCCAGGCCTGCCGGTAGTACATATACAGGTCCTGCAGCTCCTCCGGCATCGTCTTGATCTCCCCGATGATCGGCGGGAAGAGCATCTCCATGGCCTCGAGGAGGGTGATCCCGTGGCGGTGGATCAGGCCCTCCAGCGTGCGGTTCAGGTCCTGCGAGTCCGACCCGCCCCGGGTGAGCGGAATGCCCACCTGCGGCGCCTGTTCCCGCAGGGCCCGTATGGTATTGATCTCGCCGTTGTGGCCCAGGGCGGAGAAGGGCTGCACCCGTTCGAACACCGTGGCGGTGTTCGTCGAGTACCGGTTGTGCCCCAGGGCGGCCCGGCTCTCGCAGCGCGGGTCCTGCAGGTCGGGGTAGTACGCCTGCAGCACGCCGGCGTCGCCCCGCACCTTGTACACGACGGTGTCTGCGGAGAAGGAGCAGACGTGCAGGTCGGTCTCGGCTTCCAGGGCGGTGGTGAGGTCGAAGCAGGCCCGGCCGATGGCCCTCGGCTCGACCACCGGGGCGAGAGCGGCCACCTGCCAGAACTCCGGCTCGCCTGCGCGCGCCTGCGCGCCGAGGGCGCCGCTGTTGACGGCGCCGCTGCGGCTCGCCAGGACCTGGAAGCCCTCTGCTTCGAGGCGGCTGCAGACCTGCTCCTTCAGGGCGGCCGACCAGTACGCCTCGCTGCGGGGAATGAAGATGTGGGCCACGACGAAGTTGGGCGCCTCGGCGAGCAGCGGGTCCCGGCCGGCCTGGCTCAGGATGCCGCCCCAGAGCCGGCGCGGGATGTCGATCTGCACCCCGCAGCCGTCGCCCTCTCCGTCCACGTCGCCGGAGCGGTGAACCATGCGGGCCAGTGCCGCCACCACGTCCGATACCGTGGCGCGGGCCGCCCTCCCGTCCTTGCGCACCGCCGCAATGAGCGCACAGGCGTCGTGCTCATGCTCCGCCAGGGTCCGCCGAATCGCTCGTTCGCTCAGCACCGATCGCATCGCGCGCTCACCCCTTCCGCCTTCCGGCGCCATGTGAAATGTGGTGCTTAGCAGTATAGGGGCCGCCTCCATTTACTGTCAATCGTGGAGAAGTGGAAATGTCCGATTCGAAATTGGGATTAGGTTGAGATGGAATTCCAATAAGTGTAAGGTATATTGACACGGCCCTGGCGTTTCCCGGGGCGGGATGCGATAATGGGTGGCACTCAGGCTTGCAGAGGGGGGCTCCTGTGGTCCGCTTCACCAAGATGGAGGGTGCGGGGAACGACTACATCTACGTGAACAACTTCGCCGAGCAGGTGCCGGAGGAGCGGCTGCCCGCCCTGGCCGCCGCCATCAGCGACCGCCACTTCGGCGTGGGCGCGGACGGCCTGATCGTCATCCTGCCGCCGACCGAACCGGGGCACGACTTCCGCTTCCGCATGTTCAACGCGGACGGCAGCGAGGGGGAGATGTGCGGCAACGGCATGCGCTGCTTTGCCCGCTACTGCTACGACCGGGGGCTCACCCGCAACCCGGTCATGCGGGTGCAGACGCTGTCCGGCACGGTCATCGCGGAGGTGCAGCGGGACGCGGCCGGCCGGGTGACCGGCGTCAGGGTCGACATGGGCGTCCCGCGCCTCCGGCGGAGGGAGATCCCCGTGACCGGCCCCGCGGACCGGACGGCGCTGGACGAGGAGATCATAGCGGCGGGCCGGAGGTTCCGGGCCGCCTGCGTCAACACGGGGGTGCCGCACGCCGTGATCTTCGTCGACGACGTGGACGCGGTGGACTTGGCGGCCGTCGGCCCGCAGATCGAGGTGCACCCCGCCTTCCCCCGCCGTACCAACGTCAACTTCGTCCAGGTGCTGGGCGAGGCCGAGCTGAAGATGCGCACCTGGGAGCGGGGGTCCGGCATCACCCTGGCCTGCGGCACCGGCGCCTCGGCCGCGCTGGTGGCCAGCCACCTCCGCGGGCGCACCGGGCGGCGGGCGCTGGTGCACCTGCCGGGCGGGGACCTCGAGATCGAGTGGGACGAGG encodes the following:
- the dapF gene encoding diaminopimelate epimerase; amino-acid sequence: MEGAGNDYIYVNNFAEQVPEERLPALAAAISDRHFGVGADGLIVILPPTEPGHDFRFRMFNADGSEGEMCGNGMRCFARYCYDRGLTRNPVMRVQTLSGTVIAEVQRDAAGRVTGVRVDMGVPRLRRREIPVTGPADRTALDEEIIAAGRRFRAACVNTGVPHAVIFVDDVDAVDLAAVGPQIEVHPAFPRRTNVNFVQVLGEAELKMRTWERGSGITLACGTGASAALVASHLRGRTGRRALVHLPGGDLEIEWDEAGGHVFMTGPATFVCDGQFLKDY